The sequence below is a genomic window from Flavobacteriales bacterium.
CTTCATACCTGATCGGGGTTGCTCTGATCCTGGACTTCCTGGATGGTTTTGTCGCCAGGTTGCTCAGGGTAACATCGGAGCTTGGTGTTCAGCTTGATTCACTGGCTGATGTGGTGACCTTCGGACTGGCACCGGGGGTGATCATGTTCAGGATGCTCGAGATCAGCCGTATGCGGTATTTTTCCAGTATCTACATGGATGTATCCGCATTCCGGGACCTTGACATTACCAATATTCTTCTGCTGACCATACCATTCGTTTTTACTTTATGTGCGGCGTGGAGACTTGCCCGTTTCAACATCGACCCGGAGCAAAGAAGTTATTTTAAAGGGCTTCCCTCGCCTGCTGCTGCCATGGCGGTGGCCTCATTGCCGGTCATATTGCTAAAACAGATCGACGTAGGTTATCAGGCGTTGCCGTATGATGAGACGATCATCACCTTTCACAACATGGGGCACCTGAGCGAATTTGACAGCATGCTTGCCATGTTGCTGCTCAATACCAGGGTGCTCATTGTCTTCGGTCTGATCTTTTCATTGTGGATGATCGCTCCCGTGCGTATGTTGTCATTGAAGTTTAAACACATGGAATGGAAGGGCAATGAAGCCAGATGGATGTTGCTGATTTTATCTGCGGGCATGTTGGCTGGACTGGGAATGTTGGCCGTTCCACTGATCATGGTTGTTTATATGGTGTTCTCCATTCTACATTTCAATATCTTTGCACGAAAGAAAGAAGAAGTTAAAACCATTACAACATGAAGTTCATAGCTGAGATTGACGTGATGCCGCTGAAGGCACTATTGGATCCGCAGGGAAAGGCGGTTTCTTCCACCATGAAAAATATCGGCCTGGCCTCGGTGGCCAACGTGCGCATCGGAAAACACATCAGTCTTGAAGTGGAGGCGGCGGATAAAGCGGCGGCAGAGGATATGGTGAATACCGCATGCAAAAAACTGCTCTCCAATCC
It includes:
- a CDS encoding CDP-alcohol phosphatidyltransferase family protein, which encodes MGNLFCGCLAVLSAFKGNLLWASYLIGVALILDFLDGFVARLLRVTSELGVQLDSLADVVTFGLAPGVIMFRMLEISRMRYFSSIYMDVSAFRDLDITNILLLTIPFVFTLCAAWRLARFNIDPEQRSYFKGLPSPAAAMAVASLPVILLKQIDVGYQALPYDETIITFHNMGHLSEFDSMLAMLLLNTRVLIVFGLIFSLWMIAPVRMLSLKFKHMEWKGNEARWMLLILSAGMLAGLGMLAVPLIMVVYMVFSILHFNIFARKKEEVKTITT
- the purS gene encoding phosphoribosylformylglycinamidine synthase subunit PurS, which produces MKFIAEIDVMPLKALLDPQGKAVSSTMKNIGLASVANVRIGKHISLEVEAADKAAAEDMVNTACKKLLSNPIMESYDFQLVQV